The stretch of DNA AGCGGCGGTGCTCAACCATGGCGCAGCGGTCCTGCACCACGCGGATCCCGGCCTCGGCCAGGCGCCGAGCCGCGTCCTCGTTGCGGATGCCGCTCTGCATCCACACCACCTTCGGCCTGGCGGCCAGGATGTCGTCCACGTGCGGGGGGACGTCCTGCGAGCGGCGGAAGACGTTCACCATGTCGACCCCGCCGGGGATGTCGGCCAGCTTCCGGTAGACGTGCTTCCCCAGGATGTGCGTGGCGTCGGGGAAGTAGACCGGCACGGGGATG from Longimicrobium sp. encodes:
- a CDS encoding CoA-binding protein, with protein sequence MADDWQQNLVSTGEGIAQIWRDVKRIAVLGMKTEAQAGQPAFYVPEYLHRAGYDIIPVPVYFPDATHILGKHVYRKLADIPGGVDMVNVFRRSQDVPPHVDDILAARPKVVWMQSGIRNEDAARRLAEAGIRVVQDRCAMVEHRRYGSA